From one Sulfurimonas sp. HSL-3221 genomic stretch:
- a CDS encoding gamma carbonic anhydrase family protein, which translates to MTYPFKQWEPQLGDNTWIAKSADVIGNVTMGEECAVWFGCVVRGDVHRIVIGDRTNIQDLSMIHVTHYKKPDMSDGHPTIIGSDVTIGHRVMLHGCTVEDACLIGMSATILDGAVIGKESIVGAGALVTKNKVFPPRSLIMGSPAKVVRTLSDEEVKELYASAERYVAFKEDFRMAGA; encoded by the coding sequence ATGACCTACCCCTTTAAACAATGGGAACCTCAACTTGGTGACAATACCTGGATTGCGAAAAGTGCGGATGTCATCGGGAATGTCACCATGGGCGAGGAGTGCGCCGTCTGGTTCGGCTGCGTCGTGCGCGGCGACGTGCACCGCATCGTCATCGGCGACCGCACGAATATCCAGGACCTCTCCATGATCCATGTCACCCACTACAAAAAACCCGACATGAGCGACGGCCACCCGACCATCATCGGCAGCGACGTCACCATCGGCCACCGCGTCATGCTCCACGGCTGTACGGTCGAGGATGCCTGCCTGATCGGGATGAGCGCGACCATTCTCGACGGCGCCGTCATCGGCAAGGAGTCCATCGTCGGTGCCGGGGCGCTGGTCACGAAGAACAAGGTCTTTCCGCCCCGGTCACTGATCATGGGCTCCCCGGCCAAGGTCGTCCGCACCCTCTCCGACGAGGAGGTCAAGGAGCTTTACGCCTCGGCGGAACGCTATGTCGCCTTCAAAGAGGATTTCCGCATGGCGGGCGCCTAA